The Eurosta solidaginis isolate ZX-2024a chromosome 4, ASM4086904v1, whole genome shotgun sequence genome includes a window with the following:
- the LOC137250808 gene encoding uncharacterized protein gives MNERNLLPKLCALLATLSCYVTVSSVVVENQLPSSDAYEEAFAQKFSNSVASSTDLVHAVRESIRNHEYLHERNKRRRTKRAVKRVCYGELGCFEDSGPFAYLEMLPSSPQEINTKFYFYSTKNRSERPLMELPFLNMTDAFSRFANAAHTIRRRAGSVNDTLEDHIMSKTTTTKTTTTTSTTTQRSVFKSTPLTIDELHGFDELSVRVIVHGFGSACPHVWIYEMKTALMAVEDCIVICVDWENGATFPNYVRAAANTRVVGKQLAMLLQNLREYKGLNLRRTHIIGFSLGAHVSGFAGAELPGLARITGLDPAGPLFEAQHPKVRLDSTDAEFVDVIHSNGENLILGGLGSWQPMGHVDFYPNGGRVQTGCSNLFVGAVTDFIWSAQTADEEEGRSLCNHRRAYKFFIDSVAPRCMFPAYPCKSYDDFIKGECFPCAQNDEDIAEGVPRCGNMGYYADRSTGRGQLYLLTREEEPFCAHQFKLEIFNSFNDLPLRTIGRLEATLEGEGGLNETFKISEKDDSEFFAGDIVSKIIVPHPALGFPNTLSLHYKSYSGWLSKGLPHWDIDKVVLTDSFGRSHSLCKPSTKLSSESPVRLKLLSGNCELENQEEYGSYNIPTTTIPDSNGQETADNTETDSIDAAKQSKDYFNLGTSFRLDQNNSYAENDLPWQPILEGSNSLDKDVGESSRSLSVEPAEIFEPILSDRRSAPKNARNLQDYSPTTEEIVEPVLKATTPRVKKAKEFVFTEAPLPTKKPEIIKITPLAVRNGPESPKSAAQGETITVQLLPFRLGDLLKRAERYARETLLPLISVQAPKFFGFDVGGGSKDESAVLKEEPRKPRYIPRFEESSLLREKRIENNCTKRKPATDLVTAETRRERNIFQLLRVDPSGRTATGAISGVNRSSQRRELSNDAAYYTNVKLDDSRSLRPEDPSYEPVFIELPTYRPSKAARTVSDNVKIEAERNP, from the exons TTAGCTCCGTGGTAGTAGAGAATCAACTACCATCCTCCGATGCCTACGAAGAAGCTTTTGCACAAAAATTCTCCAACAGTGTTGCCAGCAGCACGGATTTGGTGCACGCTGTACGCGAATCAATACGAAATCATGAATACCTGCATGAACGAAATAAACGTAGAAG AACAAAGCGTGCCGTTAAACGCGTCTGCTATGGCGAGTTGGGTTGTTTCGAGGATTCGGGACCATTTGCATACCTAGAAATGTTACCTTCATCACCACAAGAAATCAacactaaattttatttttattcaacgAAAAATCGTTCTGAACGACCACTCATGGAGTTGCCATTTCTCAATATGACCGATGCCTTTTCAAGATTTGCTAATGCGGCGCATACGATACGACGTCGAGCAGGTTCGGTAAATGATACATTGGAAGATCATATAATGTCAAAAACTACAACTACTAAAACAACAACTACCACTTCCACAACAACACAACGAAGCGTATTTAAGAGCACACCGCTGACGATTGACGAACTGCATGGTTTCGATGAGCTGTCAGTGCGTGTGATTGTACACGGTTTTGGTTCAGCTTGTCCGCATGTGTGGATTTATGAAATGAAAACGGCGCTGATGGCTGTG GAAGACTGCATTGTGATATGTGTGGATTGGGAAAATGGTGCCACTTTTCCTAATTATGTGCGCGCTGCTGCCAATACTCGCGTGGTGGGCAAACAGTTGGCTATGCTTTTGCAGAATTTGAGAGAGTATAAAGGTTTGAATCTAAGGAGGACGCATATAATTGGTTTCAGTTTGGGTGCACATGTATCTGGCTTTGCTGGCGCTGAGCTACCGGGTTTGGCGCGTATAACCGGATTGGATCCGGCAGGCCCTCTCTTCGAAGCACAACATCCTAAAGTCCGCTTGGATAGTACGGATGCCGAATTTGTCGATGTTATACATTCAAATGGAGAGAATTTGATCCTCGGCGGTTTGGGTTCTTGGCAGCCGATGGGACATGTGGATTTCTATCCGAATGGTGGACGTGTGCAGACTGGCTGCTCTAATTTATTTGTTGGCGCGGTCACAGATTTTATTTGGT CCGCTCAAACAGCTGACGAAGAGGAAGGCCGTTCGCTGTGCAATCATCGTCGAGCATACAAATTCTTTATTGACTCAGTTGCACCACGCTGTATGTTTCCAGCTTATCCTTGCAAGAGTTATGACGACTTCATCAAGGGCGAATGTTTTCCATGCGCGCAGAATGATGAAGATATTGCGGAAGGTGTGCCACGTTGCGGTAATATGGGTTACTATGCCGATCGTTCGACCGGACGTGGACAACTCTATTTACTGACGCGTGAAGAGGAGCCATTCTGTGCTCATCAATTCAAACTAGAGATCTTTAATTCTTTCAATGATCTGCCATTGCGCACCATTGGGCGTTTAGAGGCAACGCTCGAAGGTGAAGGTGGGCTAAATGAAACATTCAAAATATCAGA AAAAGATGACTCCGAATTCTTTGCGGGCGATATTGTGTCGAAAATCATAGTGCCGCATCCAGCTTTGGGCTTCCCAAACACGCTTAGCTTACACTACAAATCCTATAGTGGTTGGTTATCGAAAGGTTTGCCACATTGGGATATCGATAAGGTTGTACTCACCGATAGCTTTGGACGCAGTCATTCACTCTGTAAACCATCCACTAAACTGTCATCGGAGTCACCGGTGCGCTTAAAGTTGCTTTCGGGTAATTGCGAGCTAGAGAATCAGGAGGAATATGGGTCTTATAATATACCCACCACTACGATACCAGACTCGAATGGGCAAGAGACTGCGGATAATACTGAAACTGACAGCATTGATGCTGCTAAGCAAAGCAAGGACTATTTCAATCTCGGTACCAGTTTCCGTTTGGATCAGAATAACTCTTATGCTGAGAACGATTTACCATGGCAACCAATCTTGGAGGGGTCGAATTCGCTCGACAAAGATGTAGGGGAGTCAAGCCGCAGTTTGTCTGTGGAGCCAGCGGAAATATTTGAACCTATACTCAGCGATCGTCGTTCGGCACCTAAAAACGCACGTAACTTGCAAGACTACAGTCCAACTACGGAGGAAATTGTCGAACCAGTTCTGAAAGCGACTACGCCGCGTGTGAAGAAAGCCAAAGAGTTTGTGTTCACTGAGGCACCGTTGCCTACAAAAAAACCggaaataattaaaattacacCCTTAGCGGTGCGCAACGGACCTGAATCACCAAAGTCTGCCGCACAAGGAGAAACAATTACAGTACAATTATTACCCTTCCGCCTAGGTGATTTATTAAAACGTGCCGAGCGGTATGCCCGAGAGACGCTGTTACCGCTTATATCAGTGCAAGCACCAAAATTCTTCGGTTTCGATGTGGGTGGTGGGTCTAAAGACGAGTCCGCTGTACTCAAAGAGGAGCCACGAAAGCCGCGTTATATACCGCGATTTGAGGAATCATCCCTTTTACGTGAAAAACGGATAGAAAATAATTGCACAAAGCGAAAACCCGCAACAGACCTTGTAACTGCAGAAACTAGAAGGGAGCGTAACATTTTCCAACTTCTGAGAGTGGATCCAAGTGGGAGAACTGCAACTGGAGCGATCAGTGGTGTTAATCGTTCGTCGCAAAGACGTGAGCTCAGCAATGATGCTGCATATTATACGAATGTGAAGCTCGATGATTCAAGATCATTGCGACCAGAAGATCCCAGTTATGAGCCGGTGTTTATAGAATTGCCCACCTATCGGCCCAGCAAAGCCGCGAGAACGGTTTCAGATAATGTGAAGATAGAGGCAGAGCGAAACCCTTGA